In Crassostrea angulata isolate pt1a10 chromosome 6, ASM2561291v2, whole genome shotgun sequence, a genomic segment contains:
- the LOC128189818 gene encoding beta-1,3-galactosyltransferase 5-like yields the protein MPRFLQNVFLVCVILTFLAMYLFNSAQRSQNPIQGDLNRTSNKESSGVRTTRKPSHTTTHNLILRDLNRTSNKEIRTIIKSGGKLVFPHLPYIRNPSKICDTFRTLNRTKLLVLVKSSPDNFHLRNWIRFQNKKDNEFKDSIKTVFLLGESSSSEENIKRESQKFGDIVQGSFMDTYRNLTYKTVMGYRWLSEHCSHADFVLYKDDDFKINRRNIMHKLKSPKNPDSFFAGFLVKNGKGIYRDPKHKWYLSKKDYPKDTLPPYFPGGAYIVSTVIAKKLASNFHLVKWIPIDDVYIGLVAQTLDITLTHSKLFGMGDCKHYKIHLACREFTRPDEVLAAWKTLTMFNL from the coding sequence ATGCCGCGTTTTCTGCAGAATGTCTTCTTGGTCTGTGTGATTCTAACATTTCTGGCTATGTACTTGTTCAACTCAGCACAACGATCACAAAACCCAATACAAGGTGACCTGAATAGGACTTCTAACAAAGAGTCTTCTGGTGTTAGGACCACTCGCAAGCCTAGTCATACAACCACTCATAATCTGATACTTAGGGACTTGAATAGGACTTCCAACAAAGAAATCAGAACTATTATCAAGTCTGGAGGAAAGCTAGTATTTCCACATTTGCCATACATCAGGAATCCGTCAAAAATATGTGATACATTTAGGACGTTAAATAGAACTAAACTTTTAGTGTTGGTCAAGTCTTCGCCGGATAATTTTCATCTAAGGAATTGGATAcgctttcaaaataaaaaagataacgAGTTTAAGGATTCTATCAAAACCGTATTTCTATTAGGAGAGTCTTCGTCCAGTGAAGAGAATATCAAAAGAGAAAGTCAAAAGTTCGGTGATATTGTCCAGGGAAGCTTCATGGATACTTATCGGAATCTCACGTACAAAACCGTAATGGGATATAGATGGTTAAGTGAACACTGTTCACACGCAGATTTTGTTCTTTATAAGGACGACGACTTTAAGATAAATCGTAGAAACATTATGCATAAATTGAAATCTCCAAAAAACCCAGACTCTTTTTTCGCTGGTTTTCTCGTTAAGAACGGGAAGGGAATATACCGCGATCCAAAACATAAATGGTATTTATCAAAGAAAGACTATCCAAAGGACACTCTTCCGCCGTATTTTCCGGGTGGTGCGTACATTGTAAGCACAGTCATTGCCAAAAAGTTGGCATCCAATTTTCATTTGGTGAAATGGATACCAATAGACGACGTATACATTGGACTCGTGGCACAAACTCTAGATATAACTTTGACACACTCAAAATTATTTGGCATGGGAGATTGCAAACATTACAAAATTCATCTAGCTTGCAGAGAGTTTACTAGGCCTGATGAGGTCCTAGCGGCATGGAAGACCTTAACCATGTTCAATCTTTAG
- the LOC128189387 gene encoding zinc finger MYM-type protein 3-like: MHLARFFMNAKKASGDDYEPDTLKSIQGSVNRYLAEKKLNINIITDKEFKHSRDVLLSKRKLLRQLGKGNREKRADPLTPEEIDLLYERNLLGTGDPKSLINVLYLNNTMHFGMRSRAEHVGLRWGDVQQKVTSTGEEYLEYRERSTKTRTGVTSESRSFAPKMFENRENPRCPVLAYKEFARRRPEQMNNPESPFYLGVSRHHEKAWYVNQPMGKNTIGNIVKVMCEAGGIQGRKVNHSARKTAISSLVHAGVPPTIIQQLSGHKNVNSINNYSTASNEQQRHMSSILTNYSSSCSEPPVTEFDSSSSSLDKCSSALPSTSVVPSSNTDDIIHQTLTEISS, translated from the exons ATGCATTTGGCAAGATTCTTCATGAATGCAAAGAAAGCAAGCGGCGATGATTATGAACCCGACACGTTAAAGTCTATCCAAGGGAGTGTGAACCGTTATTTGGCCGAGAAGAAGTTGAACATAAACATCATTACGGATAAGGAGTTCAAACATTCTCGCGATGTACTTTTGTCAAAACGAAAGTTGCTTAGACAGCTGGGAAAGGGAAATCGTGAAAAACGAGCAGACCCCCTAACGCCAGAGGAAATCGATCTTCTTTATGAAAGGAATCTTCTTGGAACTG GAGATCCCAAGTCACTGATAAATGTTTTGTATCTTAACAATACAATGCATTTTGGAATGAGAAGCAGAGCTGAACATGTAGGTCTTAGATGGGGTGATGTGCAGCAAAAGGTCACCTCGACTGGAGAGGAATATTTAGAATATAGAGAGAGATCAACAAAGACAAGAACTGGGGTCACAAGTGAGAGTCGGAGTTTTGCACCAAAGATGTTTGAAAATAGAG AAAATCCCCGATGCCCTGTGTTAGCGTATAAGGAGTTTGCAAGGAGAAGACCAGAACAGATGAACAACCCCGAGTCGCCATTTTACTTAGGAGTTTCAAGGCACCATGAAAAAGCTTGGTATGTCAACCAACCAATGGGAAAGAATACGATTGGCAACATTGTGAAGGTCATGTGTGAGGCAGGGGGAATCCAAGGAAGAAAAGTTAACCACAGTGCAAGAAAGACAGCCATTAGTTCCCTAGTACATGCTGGTGTCCCCCCAACCATAATTCAGCAGCTGTCTGGCCATAAGAATGTTAACTCTATTAATAATTACAGCACTGCCTCCAATGAACAGCAGAGGCACATGTCTTCTATTCTTACAAACTATTCATCTAGTTGCTCGGAACCACCAGTCACTGAATTCGACAGTTCCTCTTCATCCCTTGATAAATGTAGCTCAGCTCTGCCATCCACCAGTGTGGTGCCTTCATCAAACACTGATGATATTATTCATCAAACACTGACTGAAATAAGTTCTTAA